One window of Deltaproteobacteria bacterium genomic DNA carries:
- a CDS encoding META domain-containing protein codes for FSMDELANGTYRSEWNLSGEITLSGGEWKGASVEGSATVTRVKMSGHVAFGTVDGEPAAAVILVADPGGSGTFYDLALVKRVEGRAVNVATAHLGDRVRIHSLSIEDGRVAVDLTAHRPGDPLCCPTLRAVRFYSLSGSGLAADESRSQVVPGGELSGTLWKWQRTRYNNDTESVPPDPDHYTLELGPEGRVGIRADCNRGGGTYRIEGNRILIEITHTTRAACPPESLEGTYIRDLNGAALFFFRGDSLYIDLVYDTGTMQFSR; via the coding sequence TTTTCTCGATGGACGAGCTGGCCAACGGGACCTACCGGTCCGAGTGGAACCTCTCCGGCGAGATCACCCTGTCCGGCGGCGAGTGGAAGGGCGCATCCGTTGAAGGCTCGGCCACCGTGACCAGGGTCAAGATGTCCGGGCACGTCGCCTTCGGAACCGTTGACGGCGAGCCGGCAGCGGCCGTGATCCTCGTCGCCGATCCCGGCGGCAGCGGCACGTTTTACGACCTGGCGCTGGTAAAGAGGGTGGAGGGAAGGGCGGTGAACGTTGCGACCGCCCACCTGGGCGACAGGGTGCGGATCCATTCCCTTTCCATCGAGGATGGGAGAGTTGCCGTCGATTTGACGGCACACAGGCCGGGAGATCCGCTGTGCTGCCCGACCTTAAGGGCGGTGCGCTTCTATTCCCTGTCGGGCAGCGGGCTGGCAGCCGACGAGAGCCGGAGTCAGGTCGTCCCTGGCGGGGAGCTGAGCGGCACCCTCTGGAAGTGGCAGCGAACCCGGTACAACAACGACACCGAATCTGTTCCCCCGGACCCGGACCACTACACCCTCGAGCTCGGCCCGGAGGGACGTGTCGGCATCAGGGCCGACTGCAACCGCGGGGGCGGCACATACAGGATCGAGGGGAATCGTATCTTAATAGAGATCACCCACACCACGAGGGCAGCCTGCCCGCCGGAATCGCTCGAGGGTACCTACATCCGCGACCTGAACGGGGCAGCCCTGTTTTTCTTCAGGGGGGATTCCCTCTACATCGACCTTGTGTACGACACGGGGACCATGCAGTTTTCCCGGTGA